In Thunnus thynnus chromosome 17, fThuThy2.1, whole genome shotgun sequence, the genomic window ATTGCTGCTCTAGTTAGTGTGAAAGATGAGAAAGAACTATTTTAATGGATAGTGACTTTGTAGGACTCTAAAACAGTTAGTACCAATGAACTTACTAAATATCGCAGGAGgaagatttatttaaaatgaagatTACGTATACGTCAGATCACATATTGCCATCTATTtgtcactgtttctgttttgtttcagtgagTTTCCTTTATATTTTTCAGACGCTTTTTAAATCCAGTTATGTAGATAATGTTTTGCACTTGTTCAAAGGTGTTAAGTGGAGCCTTATCTTCTCTACCACATCCAGTTTAGTAACAGGGTTGTGTAACCTGACCATGGGTTACAAAACTTTACTTGCTTAACAGGgtttttattcagtatttccATGCCAAACAATGTCAACACTTTCTTAAAGTCTCTGTTGTCAGCTAGGTTAAGTTAAATAATTCAGCTCTAGATCTACAAGCTTGTCTGTCAAGTTATTTACAAACGATAACAATCAGGTTTGTTGGCTAACGATGGCTAGCTTGTTATTGTTAACTCAAGCGTTACCTCTAAACCGTCTCTAAGAGCCGTTATGCATAAACGTTTTACAAATAACAATAGGTCAAAAATGACAGTACCTGGTTTGAAATGGTCTTTAAAGACCTCTCCCCCGAAGAACTTACAAAACGACATTTTCTTGCGGTTAGACTAGTTACTTAGCCTcccgtcttcttcttcttctttggttttactGCCGGACTAAAAATTTAAAGGTGCATGCCGCTGTTACAGCGTATTTGGTGATCCATCAGATTATGTGCCTTGCAGtgctggaagaagtactcagatcctttacttaagtaaaactaTCAATACTACTATGTAAAACTATTTCATTACAATTAAAAACTCTgcattttacttgtaattgagtatttttacattgcagtaTTTATACTTAGGTAAAAGATCTGAGTGCTTGTTCCAGCACTGCATTTCACAgtatctgatgggtcaccaaatacgcTGTAACACCGCCACCTACTAAAATAAAAGCCCTCCTTGCTTTGTCTCTGAGGTCGTTCACAGCTTTGTTGAAGTTACCTGTGGTGCTGATGTTTAGGCCGAGGTAGGTAtcgttttctgtgtttttgtaacaGTATATAGGCAACTACTATTACTCTTTCCATCCGAACGAGTCAAACCggaagtcttattttgaaagttgACGGGTCGCAGGCTGTTGTATTGtataaatgttaacatgtaCTGCGCCAAAGTTCGCTTaaactaattttcatctgcagtcccttacaattaaaacatataacagcacaataacaaacagtacaaagcaaaaaacatacattatacaaaatatatacagactagcccatcacatacacccacaatgtcaagtAGAAATTGATAACGTAAGCTTtccaaattaaaagcaagattatttgcattcatgagaagactatgagatgaaatttagattcagtggttacagagctgagaaGCTGCTGTTGGTTTGACAGCTGTCAGGCAACGTTAGCTGagtttatctgtctgctgtCATGTATCAATGCCTCTGCGTAGTGTCTCTCCCATGAGACATGGACACCACAATGTTTCAGCTGAGGTTGTTTGTTCACCAGCGGCtgtacacagcagctgaggagaTTCTCGGAGAGGTGCAGAAAACCATATCGTTAGCTCTGTAGGAAGCCTAAGTCAGTTGATCTAACATTATAGAGGATGTTGAAAGTGTGCGACACCAGCTGGGCCTTCTGTGAAAGTAACCAGGTTTGGGAACTCTGGTTTAATGTGTAGTTTTAgtacatacactgtaaaaaatagtGGATGCAGCCACCAAggcgtcacccattggtttgtagACTCTCGTTTTGAAGCctgcagtcttgcagacctacacgacacacccactttactataTGACACGGCTACTTTACTACGAGTTCCCTCACCATATTAGACTGCAATCacccctgacccctaacccctaaccctaaccatccccCTCTtcgtgcctaaacctaaccaagtgggtgtgtcatgtagatgCTGTAAGTCCGCAGATagtgtttgcattttgaccatgACGGAAATTGACGGAAACCGTCGTTTCCTGTTGAAGTAAGGCTTCCTGTCCAAAACAGAATCACACCTCCtattaaatgatgttttcagTAGATACATAAGGCATTTAACCATCAGTCGGTTATATGAaataataacaaagaaaaacaaaacaaaaccaaccaCAACAAACAGgattgaaatgttgaaataaccTAAAAATGAATATACAAGTAGAGAAAGTTAAGTTGACTCTATTATTCCACAGTGGGACATTGTTGGGgctgaaattatgtttataaatgatttTCCGGTGTGACAGGACTTGTTGGTGGAAGGCAGGGAGTTAAACAGACACAGAGGTTATatttcaaaatcacattttgacaAAAACGCTATACCTCCCAATTTATTGAACACAAGTGAAGACAGTGAGAACCACGCCTCTTTACCATTCCTTAGAAAGGACTAAAgccatttaatttttaatactCCATTCATGATTTCCAAAATCCATTGCTTTTATCCCACCTTCTCCATAATTGTTGAGCAAATCTCCTTTTCTGATGTAACAATGCTTATTTTTCTCACTAGTTTCTGAACATTTGGTTATCCATATCCCTAGGTATTGAGTTTCATTTTTGACAGGTGTATATTATGAAAAGTAGGAACACGATTGTTTGTAAGGCCAAAGGaatttgttctttgttgttgtattgtcaGCTAACTGACATAATTAATTGTTGACCGTTTATGTTTAATCCCTCAATGTTGgaatttttttaataatagtAATGGCCAGTAATTCAGTAACAGCAAATAAAAGGTGAAATAATACACACCTGTCTAATGCCTCTTCCTACATGCCAAGAGTGTTGTGAAAatcttttaatctgtttttagaAGAGTAATAGTTCTTTGATTGTTTAAAAATCTTTTATCTTTTCCAGGTTTAGGTAATAATTTACATTATGCCTTGATTCATTGTTGTCATTTGTTCCTTTTTGATAATGCATTCACTTATGGCCTGCAATAGTAATATTTTGATTTCCTCCGagaaatgtgtgtaaaagtTAGCCATTATTCTATCTAGACCCGGTGAGCGGTCAGATGCTATCTTTTAATAGGGCAATCAGATTCTTCAATTCTCAAATCTTCCTCACAGATATctctaaaagaaagaaagaatagagTTCTGCTCTTGTAGTGATGGTGCTTCTTTATTAGTGTTTggacagtgcacatgtgtgcagacactaACTTCACAACTcgctacagctgttaaagctgaatgacagctgatccagctgtgatcagctgctgctgtcatttgAAACGGATGACATAAAGGTTTACATGCATGGCACCTGTTTGCCATCTTTGAGACTGGAGCAGGGGAGGACTAGCTTGGCTCATCAGTTGAAAGGCAGAGGGATTTGTCTCTGCTTAGTAATGTACAGACTTTGAATAAACTGAACATCGCCAGGCCAaacactcaaaatgaaaaacaacactacTCCTTAAATACAACTTAAATACAAAGGACAAAAGTTCTGAAATGAACTTAACAGTTTTGATCATACCTTACAGGCAAACTTCATCATCacaccaaatgaaaaaaaagtcagtgcTTTGTTAAATACTTTATAActacatttaataaaacattacagtctATGAATGTTTGCACTTTCTTTCTTAATCCTCTGGCTGACACTGGAGCTTTCATCTTCCCCTCTGATCTTCCAGCCTTTGAAATGAGCAGCTCCACACCTGCTCATCCCAGAGACATTTAAACAGCACGAGAGGCATTGAACTTACCCTCTGTAAAAAGGCCTGGTAGCATTAGGGAATCCTCTACAAATAATCAAGGGAAATCAGTTGAGTGTGAATTGTTCTACAAGCATCACTAAGAAGTCATTGGTACAGATACCTGCTCTAAATGTATGTTGTTCTGACCACACAAGTGTATTTGGTGAGGAAAGATTTTGTAGGGTACACAGCACCATCAACTGATATAATCATGCAATTATACTTTTGAAGAGGCCTGTGCTTTACAGTGTGTTCAACacgttttcatgcatccagagAAGTCGTCTAATTTACACTGAGGCCTGCAAGCCATGTGCAAAACTAACACAAGCAAGCTGTGGCTCATTTTCCGGGCGAGATTTCACTTCATAGGCTTTGAACATCTTAAACTGTTTGCTAGACAGATGagttaaatattaaacaataGATTGGCAACAAGTCTGTTATTTTTCCAGTAGTCAGGTGTGCAAATGAACATCGAACACTAttgctgcaatcattcctcctgctaaTACTGGCCATTAAAGGATCCCTTAAAGCGCTTCCAATGTAAGTggtgggggacaaaatccacagtcctcattttgtgctaaattgcatttaaaatttatctgaagcttatatgaggtttcagctgtctgagttagtcaaaccaagtggatatcttccacagttacagttgctttagcataaaattccctctttgtgtttccccagacagtgtttccctgttgatcTGCAGTGGAAAGATAGTTACAAAAAAGGGGAATTAAGCATTAAACAGACTAACTTTGAAAGATGTCCACTTGATTTAACCTTTTTGGATGGCAGAAGCTTTAGATTaactttaaatgtaatttttgtcccccatcactcacaTCACTGTAAGTGCATTTTAAATGGATCtgttaatggccagtatgaacaggaaaaaTGATTACTGCATGATTACTGAAGACTGCATTAGGATTGGGATCCCGCCGGACCCAACACAAATCTCGCTGGAGCTTTTTAACTTTGCTGTGGGTGGAAGCGGGTGGTCAAAAAAATGCAGGTCGGAGATTTAGCCAGCACTAACCAGGAGGATGGAGTCaacaaataaagttaaaaacaagATCAAAGCAGGTTGTGAcaattaaaaagtaaagtaagacAAGTCTGACATTCGGACAAATTTTTCAGTTGTTACTGGCAAAGATGGTAATAAATTGGACTTTGTTAGTTGCAACAAATGTGCAAAAGTATTGATCTACAACGAGCATAAATCTGGCACTTCTGGGTTGAGGCGACATACCTGCTCCGTTCTCCTTGGTGAAGTAACCTCTCCTTCAAAGATAAAGCACTTCTTCATGCACACATTAAACAAGATAAGACGGGTAATTCTAGGATCACATCTTTAGGGGATCTCAGCCCCTAATGAGAATGTGATATGCATACAGTGCCTTAGAAATATGTTCAACCCCCCTGCTAAATCACTGCTATTTGCAAAAGTATTCAACCCCTTTCACTTTGGAAAACCTCAATTCAGTTTGGTACACAATGTTACTTTTAGAAGGAAACTAATTAGTTGGGTGGTCTATAGCAGTGTAATACATAATAGTAATGGTTCAAAATGAACAATCACAGATTTCAATATAATACACCTGTTGCAAGACCTTTACACATcaggggtgttttttttatgcaatTAATTCACacaacaatatatttatatcgcactgttgtttttgtcataagCACTTTCACACAGAACACGAAAAAGCAATGTAATGCCACCAGAGTGCCACTAGATGCTAGCTGCCATGGGAGTGCCTCTAGATGCTACAGGAGTGCCACTAGCTGCCACAAGAGTGCCACTAGCTACTGCACTCCTGTAGCGGGCCTGTGGTTGCCACTGAGACGCCACAGGCTGCCACTGAGGTGCCACTACCTGCCAGTGCCACTAGGAGGATCCTGGCATCTGGTCTAATttaagtccccccccccccaatgaAATTTTCTAGCGTCAGCCTCCCTGCTTGGCATAGTTAAAGTTAACGGTCAAGGTAAGCGTAAACATTCCATTGGTATAATGCGACTTCCGGTTTGAGTGTTCGAGCTTCTAGAATAAAAGCATTCCCTCCTTAGTTGTGGACTGGTCACTGCGGCCGGGTATCTGCCACTGAGTATTCTCTGTTTAGGGTCAAATAGCATTCCAGTTTGATCTGGTTTTTGGTTGATTCTTTTCAATGTGTCAAAtagtttcctttttgttttattataatttgGTTTAGACTAATGGGGTTACTGTATGGAGGCTCCACTGGTGTTTGTGAACAGAGTGTCTGAACCAGCTGGCTGAGGGGGCTTCTCTCACAGGGTTTCTCTAGGTGAGGGCTTTGTTATGGAGCGTGGTCAGGGTCACTTTTTTTTCGGTGATTATGAAGTTTAACTGCACTCttgaattttttattatttgtgagAATCGTCATAATTGAGTGGTGGCGCTGATATTTAGAAAGAGGTGGgtttagtttttgtgtttttggagctgACACTTTTATTCCGAACGAGTCACAGCGGAAGTCCTATTTTGTCAATTGACGGGTCGCAGGCTGCAGCTGGTTTGACAGCTCTCAGCCAACGTTAGCTGAGTTTATCTGTCTGCTATATTTTAATGCTTCTGTGTCGTGTCTCTCCCCTGAGACATGGACACCACAATGTTTCAGCTGAGGTCGTTTGTTCACCAGCGGCTGTACGCAGCGGCGGAGGAGATTCTCGGAGAGGTGGAGAAAACCATAACGTTAGCTCTGTACGAAGCCGAAGTTAGTCGATCTAAAGAGGAGGTGGAAAGTGTGCGACACCAGCTGGGCCTTCTGCGAAAGAAACCAGGTTTGGGAACCCTTGTTTACTGTGCAGTTTACGTAGCGTTTGCCAGAATAACCTACACATTCAGTGGCGAAAAAGTAGGTTTATATAGCTATGGATGTTGCGTCTGCTTATCCACGCATGCGTACACGGGCATACGTAATCCACTTAAAGTACTGTACGTGCcctactgcagtaaaaatagCAGTGAACAGCACTTTTCCAGGAACATTTAGAAGAAAAGAGTGCCCATGCAGAAGTAAGAGTTTTAtatcatgtgtgtctgtttgaatcTAGTAGAAAATCGATTGCAATGGAAACATTAAGCTGTTGGGTAACACGTCCCTCCATCTCTTTTGCACCTGCAGAGAGTTCACTGACCAGCAGCACCGTGGAACCTGGAGACGAATGTGAGTCCTCACTGCTGCAGGAAAATCCAGGACCGTCGACCCCAGAGGAGTGTAACTTCAGCCTGAGTGCTGAGGTCCCGGGACCCTCTCAAACCAACTCAGATCCAGATAATAATAACTGGAACTACTGCCTGGTGGAGACAGACTTCAAGATGTCTGAGATcaaagaggagcaggaggaaccTTGGAATGACAGTAACACACAGGAGGCTAATTTTCCTTCTCCTGAAGTTGTGAAAAATGAGCATGATCTGCCAGAAACACAAGGAACTTATGAAATGCAGCCAGTTTCTTCAGACTGCTCTGCAGCTCAGAGTGAGAACAATGACAGTGATGAGGATTGGGTGAACAGCAAAGGAGAACAGACGGAAATGGTGATACAGAAAGCAAAGATGTTGCAAGGACAAAGTGGCAGTGTTAATAAGAAGAACCAAGCAGAGTTGCCTTATGAGAATTCTTCAGCTAAAAGTCAAAAGGACCGCAGCTTTTGCCATTTGTGTGGCAAGGGATTTCAGTACATTGGCTCTTTgatgaaacacataaaaacacatgagaAGAAAATCGATTGCACTGTTTGCGGGATAACATACCAGTCAACAAAAGAGCTGATAACGCATTTGAAAGGTCATCACAACAAAGTTTATTTTTGTGATGTCTGTGGCAAGACTTTTGCCAATAACCGCTGTCTCCGGCTACACGGGAAAATACACACAGGCATAAAAGAGTTTGTGTGTCAGGAATGTGGCAAAACATTTTACCGGAGAGAGCATCTGATCGTGCACGTGAGGACCCATTCTGGAGAAAAACCATATCACTGTGATATCTGTGGAAAAGCATTCAGTCAGAGCCAAAACCTCACAATTCATAAAAGGAGTCATTCAGGGGAGAGACCTTATCATTGTAGCATGTGTGGCAAACTTTTTAACACTAGCAGTCACCTCAAAACACACATGAGATACCATTCAGGAGAAAAACCGTACCCATGTGACATTTGTGGTAAACGTTTTCGTCAAAGTGGACAGATGACTAGACACAGGACAACGCATACGGGAGAGAGGCCGTATGGCTGCCATGTTTGTGGTATGAGATACAGGTTTGCGCCTAATCTGAAGGTGCACCTGCAAACTCATGAGAAAGCAGCCACTGAGTGAAATGAACAAGAAGGGTCATTTCAGAGCTTGTGAGCTCATAAGCTAGACAAGAAAGGTTTACATGCATGGCACCTGTTTGCCATCTTTGGGTTTAACCACCAGGGTTAACCAATTAACAACAAATcatatatgattatatattatTGCCAGCCTTTTCAGAAAGCCTACCATGAGTTTTTAGTTCACTTTTGTTCACATCATGCAGTTACTGGTTTCAGTACATGCTGCTGAGGTGGTATGAAAGCCAGCATGCATAGATTTGAAACATTCTTTAAATAAGTCTCCTCACAGTGAACACTCAGTCACCTTTTTCTTTCCACAGGTTGAAGTTGGGCAGAGCTGCCATGAATATTTGGTGATTACATTTCATGCACCAATTGGAATCACAGAGCTGTAAAACTGTCCCACCTTAAAGGCCCTGCTCagccacacaggtgttttcaattacTGTGGCTGACTAGACCTCTTAGACCTGCTTAGTGGTTACATCTGTGCTGGACGTTACAGTACATGCCCATCACCAATCTCTGTGTACTAATAAGAACGATAAAGCTGGTTGTCCTTTCCTTGTTAgttcaacaaaaataaaggtGCGGTCACATTAGATTTCGCTCCCCATTATTCAGGGCAGTCGTGAATTGAAGCCTTTTGATTTGTGCAGTGTTCAGTCCGGTTGAACTTTGTCTTCTCATGACAGTGTAGATGCCCATACAGTCCAGAGTAGTGGTCTAATCAGGCAtaataagtgaaaacatctTTTGACAAGTGCAGTAAAACTAAGAGGAGAAACATAGACATGCCATTCAAACTGGACTACACATGCCCGCTCAGTGCTGGGATTGGGTCTAATCAGtcacctgtgtgggtgtttcGGAGCTTCAGCTGTTTGACATGAACAGTTTGATTCATTTGTGGGCCAATATTGAATATCAGCAAAATAAATTGTGtcaaattttcagttttcattatcGAGCAGTACATGTTGTATACTGTTGTGTGTGACCATGCTTTAAACATTTGTCCAAAGCAActtagtgtgtttttaaatacacacacatcaggagcaatttgggttTCAGTGTTTTGCTCCATACTTCAACATATGTAAAGGAGGAGTTGGGGAAGCACCAACCTGCTCTACAACCTGAGCCGCAGCCGCACCATTTCTTGTGCAATACAGCCCTGAAGCAGGAATCATGTCACACAGTTGTAATATCTGTGAGGAAAAAATGTGCAATATGATGTTTTGGGGTATTTTGAATCAACCAAATGACTaaaatttattaaatatttattatttattttatttttgttgcaataatcttttaataaaacagacatttgaaCTGGGTTTCTTATGCTCAGTCAAGTGATTTGCACCAATTtctgtgatttacatacactgATCTAAAACCAAACTAAGTTTAAGCCCACTTTCAATTCGCCAGGTAGCCTCATTAAGGCTTTGCACTGCATCTGCCAAGGAAATATTTTTCCCCCAttagcacacagacacatctgTAACAATGTGAATGTCGTGTTGTGAGGACTCATTTGGAAGAACAATTTGAAGAAGTATTTTATCTGTTCTCTCGCTGTCTAATTATGGTCATAGATCCCCTAAGGTTTCTGTTCAGTATGATTTAGACTGCTGAAATGTTTTGGCACTTTACAAGATAGTCAAAATGGGTTAAAACACTTGGACGATCCAAGTGCAGAGCAGCACCTGTGGAGCTGttcttttctcacattttatgtatgtatttttgtatatttttctgtgtaatGTCTTCTAATGGTGGTTCATATGGTGAAACCAAATTTCCATAATGGGGACAATAAATATCCTTTCATATCAcattacagcagtttgtttatcTTTTCCTGGCTTTGGCCACTGACTAGAAATATCGTCACTGATGTTATCCCCCAGTCAGTCTAAACATCTAATGTTCAGCATGAAGCTACATGGTACTAAAGATGTACTGCGGATCTATTATTACACCAGATCTGATTGACACTTTTCACGGTAAACATTTTGATctttcaaagcaggaaaaacacaagtgtTAATAACATGAACAATGGCTCCATTCCGTTAATTACCCGAGTAAGCTATGTCTGTGAGTGAGCCTGCACGATACCACAACGCTGGAGTATAgacatcattaatgttattaattccacctgtgctttttctgctcTGACAAGCAAGGAGTTTTAACTTTATGCAGATATTCTGGATGGTAAATGCAGATTTACCTTACCAACATTATGGCTTGACAAACATCGCAGCATGATGGTAAATTTGGGAAAGAATGAAGTGCTTCCACTAGAGCGAAAATCAATTTTATTACATCAGCTGCCAATCCTAAGTGCCTGCATGTTACCACAAACTGAAAGCCCTCTGTGagttaaaggacagattcacaatttttcatgtccTTTCTTAAAATAATAGTGAGGTGCCAAAATCAACATTTGCTACACATAATACAGCCTCTACGCTTGACTCAAACTGTTAATTCATAGTCCTTCAGAATTAATGTTTCTCATTATTCAACACCACACACCTGCTGAACATACAGTTAGGAAATGGCAGGCTAGCAGCGTGAGCATGGACGCCTGGACAATCCTATTGCTTGAATGCTACGCAAGGCGTGTCTTGCTAAGAAAAGCAGTGGGATCCATAATAAcacagtgtgtaagatttaatggcatctagcagtgaggttgcagattgcaaccaaatgaatacacctcccctcccACTACGCTtaaaacgtgaaaggccctctctagagtcagtgtttgctTGGTCCGTTCTGGGCTCccgtagaaacatggcggcctccatgggGACCCGCTTCCCATGTAGATAAAGGGgccattctaaggtaacgaaaagacgactcttattttcagatgattatgtaccaattaaaacatacttatgaatattatattcaatttctgccaagtccgtttcGTTAGATGAAGTTAAATCGTGATTTAGTTCATTTTAAGTGTGAGAAGAGTGTAAGATTTAGTTAATAACGTGATGTTGACGGAACGAAAAAGGCGGAACTCAACtgcgagggcagtgcagcacccggACAGTCTACAGCGCGCACACGCTTGAGTTGTGACTGAAGGCAGAGACGGTTCACAGCATCTGTTAAAGGTAAGTGGTCAGTAAATAGtgatataaaataatttaagaaCAATAGAATATGTAGTCAGTGTCTTTTTGTGCCGTTTCGCCGTCTAATATAGTAACTAAGATTACTATTGGTAGTATGTTTACCCGTGAATAACGTTGTAAGAGCTAACTTAGCCAAAAGTTATCTTTGGAGAAGTCAGCTAGCATGGAAATTATAAccgtataatgtgtgtgtgtattaaacgTTACTTTAAATAATATCCGTTCTCACGATAGCTAATCGAAGGAGATCGCTTATTGTTACAGGGAAAGTATTATAATTTCGAAGGACAACGAAGAAGTAGCTCAACATAACGTTAGATAACGATGTCTAACGTTATGTGCGTttaaaccatagactgtataaaaagataataaatggTGTAAACCCTCACAGTTACACGAAACGGTTTGCTGGAACGACATTGATTTTAGATGACGTCAAGACAGGTACAGCTGCAAAGCCAGGAATAGAAAAGACAAAGCAGGTGTTAAACCAAATTCTGTGACCCATCAGTTTCTGTAATCTGATGTCGATTTACGGCCACTGTAAACGTTATTATCATACATCACAAGCTGTATTTACCAAACACGGTACTTATAGTTTTGTGTAAGGTGACACGTTTTGATAGGACGTTTGATTTTGGCGTTGATTGTGTGATGCTACTTGATCGACCAGATA contains:
- the LOC137167989 gene encoding zinc finger protein 180-like, whose product is MDTTMFQLRSFVHQRLYAAAEEILGEVEKTITLALYEAEVSRSKEEVESVRHQLGLLRKKPESSLTSSTVEPGDECESSLLQENPGPSTPEECNFSLSAEVPGPSQTNSDPDNNNWNYCLVETDFKMSEIKEEQEEPWNDSNTQEANFPSPEVVKNEHDLPETQGTYEMQPVSSDCSAAQSENNDSDEDWVNSKGEQTEMVIQKAKMLQGQSGSVNKKNQAELPYENSSAKSQKDRSFCHLCGKGFQYIGSLMKHIKTHEKKIDCTVCGITYQSTKELITHLKGHHNKVYFCDVCGKTFANNRCLRLHGKIHTGIKEFVCQECGKTFYRREHLIVHVRTHSGEKPYHCDICGKAFSQSQNLTIHKRSHSGERPYHCSMCGKLFNTSSHLKTHMRYHSGEKPYPCDICGKRFRQSGQMTRHRTTHTGERPYGCHVCGMRYRFAPNLKVHLQTHEKAATE